In Clostridia bacterium, the genomic stretch TAAAAACACAATGGTTTTTATCCCTCCAATATTGGTAATATGAAAGCGGTATCTTCCGTACGTTCCCAAGGGAGTTTTGTGTGCTTGTACTTTAACAGCTAAATGGGTTGCTTCATTTTCTGTTAAAGAAGTAATCTGTTTGGTATTTACATAGATTGGCTTGCCATCCGCATCCATTCGGACAACGAAAAAATTGGATGACAGGATCATATCCTGCCTGTTTTTCGGATCTTCTAAGAAGTCTGTAAAAGAAAAATCTTCTTCAATATCCTCAAAATCCGAAAACTTTTTATCCACACTTTCGGACAACAAGAGTAGTGTTTCTTTAATTTCTCCATATATCGTATGAATATTAATGGCATTTAGTGTTCCAAGCAAGGCTATCAGCACAATGGAAACGCCAATCATAGCTGTAAAAATGAATTCTTTTTTCAGTTTACGAATCATTTGTGTGCCTCCAATGTGTATCCAACATCACGCTTTAGAACGATTTTGATGTCAGCATTTAAATCGGCAAGCTTTTTCCGCAGATAGGAAATATATACCCACACAACACCTGGCTGTGCTTCCGTATCGTAACCCCATACTTTACACAGAAGTTCTTCCGTTGAAAAATAGCGTCCGTGATTGAGCATCATGAGTTCCATAAGCTGGTACTCCAACTTACCAAGGCTTGTACTTTGATTTCCAACATACATCTCATGACTTTCCTGATCCAGTTCGACATTACCGAACATCAATACCTTTGCTATGTAATCCGGTCTGCGGCGCAACAACGCCCTCACATGTGCCAATAAAAGTTCCATGGAAAACGGCTTAGGTAAATAATCGTCGGCACCGGTATCCAGACCAAGAATTTGATCTTTTATTTCTGCTTTCGCCGTGAGAAGCATAATAGGTGTTTTATATCCAAGCTTTCTAAGTTCTTTCAGAACTTCCAAGCCGCTTTTGTCCGGCATCATAATATCAAGTATAATACCGTCGTATTCCTCTAACTGCGCATATGCCAAAGCGGTTTCTCCGTCATATACCGCATCTACTGTGTAATGATGATATGTTAAAATATCTACAACTGCCTCAGATAAACCTCGTTCATCCTCTGCATACAAAATCCTCATACATACACCTCCTTTTCTTTATTGTATCAAAGTAACCTTAGTAAATGCTTAGCACTACAGCAAAACTTGCTTATTTGAATTATATTTATAAGGAATTTGCCTTGAGCAAAATCCGACTGTTCGTGTGTATGGTGGCAGTGCCAACGGGGGCGCAAGAGGTATATAAAACCCCGCCGCAGCGATCAGCTCCCGTATCGTATTCTCTCCATTTCCAAATCAAATGGAATCGTCAATTTCTTCGGAAGCTCGCTCATGGAGAGTTCCAGAATTTTGCGGATTGTAATTTTCGCAAACATGTTTGTTTTGCTCATATCGCCGTCTGCCAGTTTTACGATCTGCGCTGTTCCTGCAGAAAAGTTAAAACAGATTTCTCCCCATTCATCGTCGTCGTTTGCATACCGATGTACAGCTTTGTACTCGTATGTAGCGGCGGCGATTTTTTTGTTTTTATCGG encodes the following:
- a CDS encoding response regulator transcription factor, with the protein product MRILYAEDERGLSEAVVDILTYHHYTVDAVYDGETALAYAQLEEYDGIILDIMMPDKSGLEVLKELRKLGYKTPIMLLTAKAEIKDQILGLDTGADDYLPKPFSMELLLAHVRALLRRRPDYIAKVLMFGNVELDQESHEMYVGNQSTSLGKLEYQLMELMMLNHGRYFSTEELLCKVWGYDTEAQPGVVWVYISYLRKKLADLNADIKIVLKRDVGYTLEAHK